One genomic segment of Candidatus Dormiibacterota bacterium includes these proteins:
- a CDS encoding MazG family protein, with amino-acid sequence MRDEAAESVRALGEVVERLRAPGGCPWDREQTHRTLRPYLLEETYEALEAIEGGKPAQLREELGDILLQVFMHCAIAQESPGGFDIGEVAEVTRQKMVHRHPHVFGTTEVAGAAEVVVNWERLKAAEKGERLSVLEGVPITLPALAYALGVQKRPARLGFDETPEVAGALAGLLEAVAGLEVETAAAAAPPPRQGEDWAVDGATPSPAPPPVPGGHAPPPPPAPAALEAAVGELLWAAVAVARRLRVNPEDALRQRADRFADRFRALEARAREEGRSLYSVEPEEWERRWQESGESG; translated from the coding sequence GTGAGGGACGAGGCGGCGGAGTCGGTCCGGGCGCTCGGCGAGGTGGTGGAGCGGCTGCGCGCCCCCGGGGGCTGCCCCTGGGACCGCGAGCAGACCCACCGCACCCTGCGCCCCTACCTCCTCGAGGAGACCTACGAGGCGCTGGAGGCGATCGAGGGCGGCAAGCCGGCGCAGCTGCGCGAGGAGCTCGGCGACATCCTCCTCCAGGTGTTCATGCACTGCGCCATCGCCCAGGAGTCGCCCGGCGGATTCGACATCGGCGAGGTCGCCGAGGTGACCCGGCAGAAGATGGTCCACCGCCATCCCCACGTCTTCGGCACCACCGAGGTGGCCGGCGCCGCCGAGGTGGTCGTGAACTGGGAGAGGCTGAAGGCGGCGGAGAAGGGGGAGCGGCTCTCGGTTCTCGAGGGGGTGCCGATCACCCTTCCCGCGCTCGCCTACGCCCTCGGCGTTCAGAAGCGCCCCGCCAGGCTCGGCTTCGACGAGACCCCCGAGGTCGCCGGCGCCCTCGCCGGCCTGCTCGAGGCGGTCGCCGGGCTCGAGGTCGAGACCGCCGCCGCCGCCGCGCCCCCGCCGCGGCAGGGCGAGGACTGGGCCGTCGACGGGGCCACCCCCTCGCCCGCCCCGCCGCCCGTGCCCGGCGGCCACGCCCCCCCGCCGCCCCCGGCCCCGGCCGCCCTCGAGGCCGCCGTCGGCGAGCTGCTCTGGGCGGCGGTCGCGGTGGCCCGCCGGCTGCGCGTCAACCCGGAGGACGCCCTGCGCCAGCGCGCCGACCGTTTCGCCGACCGCTTCCGCGCCCTGGAGGCCCGGGCCCGCGAGGAGGGCCGGTCGCTCTACAGCGTCGAGCCCGAGGAGTGGGAGCGGCGCTGGCAGGAGAGCGGCGAGAGCGGCTAG
- the mfd gene encoding transcription-repair coupling factor has translation MPPTTDVPTLRSRLDGVAELRALVRAPRGILAGVPAGAVGLLAWWLRETTGRDVLVLSPEAETAWSDTAAWAGDQRLALFPAADTLPFDRVAPGEEVTRHRLATLATVAGEGPAIVVAAPGGLVRPTLPPALVRRGMTLRRGEAVSRDAVMNRLVALGYRREPAVSSPGEFSVRGGIIDAFGPDRNRPWRAEWFGDEVEGLRAFDVATQTSVAQLEVVTVPPARELDLSPESVARALAAVRDLDLSGARPEIRDDWLRDIDRLGAGAYGEGIDLFTPYLQQDPPVTLLDHLDTPITLVVGGRDRWRRAVSRYLVEAEGLRAQEEQRGELPVGSRSGLLDAEAADALLDRLAPIEVVRESADAAAVDLGWRGADSFVGRFDALATEVRRRLDAGRCQLVLSRQEHRVAELAAEQGLDAVSAEEEPAATPLVAGSLVTVHGDLSQGFSADAAGLDVVTDAELFGAVKRRGSRLARGGRRTVVSTSARGARRAATGAPAREAFVIPFQPGDLVVHQDHGIGRFIEMRTVEDDGGEHEYMTVEYAEGDKLYVPVAHLDRVDRYVGGADGRPQLSRLGGGDWERTKRRVKERTEEVARELLALYSRRESTQGTPVPPDGAWQHELEAAFPYQETPDQEVVLEEIKRDMESSRPMDRVVCGDVGFGKTELAMRAAFKAAADGRQVAMLVPTTVLAQQHFTTFSARLAPFPITVRQLSRFSTPDEVTDTLAGLRSGGVDIVIGTHRLISKDVHFRNLGLVIIDEEQRFGVLQKERFKQLRVAVDVLSLSATPIPRTLHMSLAGIRDLSVIQTAPEERQPIKTFVTAREDGLIREVITRELARGGQVYYVHNRVQGIEREAEKLRELMPGVRIEVGHGQLPERSLARVMQRFMDAEIDVLLCTTIIESGLDIPNANTIIVNDAHRLGLAQLYQLRGRVGRAGQRAYAYVLYPPEKSLTERADKRLEVIGDLQDLGAGFRLALRDLEIRGAGNLLGEEQHGEIAAVGLELYNHLLRDAVTRLQGKPVVESPAQVTVSLPLAAHLPPSYVSDERLRLRCYQDLAAAATEMELETRGRGLADRFGPPPAPAQALLLTLRVRLLAAAAGALGVERDGEAVVVRLPTGHGLDLPAVAAQFRGVTAGPTRLRVPTTRRPGEAGWEDVLVRALRELGRLERIRQRAAS, from the coding sequence AGGGGCCGGCGATCGTGGTCGCCGCGCCCGGCGGCCTGGTGCGGCCCACCCTGCCCCCGGCGCTGGTCCGCCGCGGCATGACCCTGCGGCGTGGCGAGGCGGTCTCCCGCGACGCGGTGATGAACAGGCTGGTGGCGCTCGGCTACCGCCGCGAGCCGGCGGTGTCGTCGCCGGGAGAGTTCTCGGTGCGCGGCGGCATCATCGACGCCTTCGGGCCCGACCGCAACCGCCCCTGGCGCGCCGAGTGGTTCGGCGACGAGGTCGAGGGGCTGCGCGCCTTCGACGTCGCCACCCAGACCTCGGTGGCCCAGCTCGAGGTGGTGACCGTGCCCCCCGCCCGCGAGCTCGACCTCTCGCCCGAGTCGGTGGCGCGGGCGCTCGCCGCGGTGCGCGACCTCGACCTCTCGGGGGCCCGCCCGGAGATCCGCGACGACTGGCTCCGCGACATCGACCGCCTCGGCGCCGGCGCCTACGGCGAGGGGATCGACCTCTTCACCCCCTACCTGCAGCAGGACCCCCCGGTGACCCTGCTCGACCACCTCGACACACCGATCACCCTGGTGGTCGGCGGCCGGGACCGCTGGCGCCGTGCGGTGTCGCGGTACCTGGTCGAGGCCGAGGGCCTGCGCGCCCAGGAGGAGCAGCGCGGCGAGCTGCCGGTGGGGTCGCGCAGCGGCCTCCTCGACGCCGAGGCCGCGGACGCCCTGCTCGACCGGCTGGCCCCGATCGAGGTGGTCCGGGAGTCGGCGGACGCCGCCGCCGTCGACCTCGGCTGGCGGGGCGCGGACAGCTTCGTCGGCCGCTTCGACGCCCTCGCCACCGAGGTGCGCCGCCGCCTCGACGCCGGCCGCTGCCAGCTGGTGCTGTCCCGGCAGGAGCACCGCGTCGCCGAGCTCGCCGCCGAGCAGGGCCTCGACGCGGTGTCGGCCGAGGAGGAGCCGGCCGCCACCCCGCTGGTGGCGGGCAGCCTGGTCACCGTCCACGGCGACCTCTCCCAGGGGTTCTCCGCGGACGCGGCCGGGCTCGACGTGGTCACCGACGCCGAGCTCTTCGGTGCCGTCAAACGCCGCGGGTCGCGGCTCGCCCGGGGCGGCCGCCGCACCGTGGTGTCCACCTCGGCGCGGGGGGCGCGGCGGGCGGCGACGGGTGCTCCGGCACGCGAGGCGTTCGTCATCCCCTTCCAGCCCGGCGACCTGGTGGTGCACCAGGACCACGGCATCGGACGGTTCATCGAGATGCGCACCGTCGAGGACGACGGCGGCGAGCACGAGTACATGACCGTCGAGTACGCCGAGGGCGACAAGCTCTACGTGCCCGTCGCCCACCTCGACCGCGTCGACCGCTACGTCGGCGGCGCCGACGGCCGGCCGCAGCTGTCGCGGCTCGGCGGCGGCGACTGGGAGCGCACCAAGCGGCGGGTCAAGGAGCGCACCGAGGAGGTGGCCCGCGAGCTGCTCGCCCTCTACTCGCGGCGGGAGTCGACCCAGGGCACCCCGGTGCCGCCCGACGGTGCCTGGCAGCACGAGCTCGAGGCCGCCTTCCCCTACCAGGAGACCCCCGACCAGGAGGTGGTGCTCGAGGAGATCAAGCGGGACATGGAGTCGTCGCGTCCGATGGACCGGGTGGTCTGCGGCGACGTCGGCTTCGGCAAGACCGAGCTGGCGATGCGGGCCGCGTTCAAGGCCGCCGCCGACGGCCGCCAGGTGGCGATGCTGGTGCCCACCACGGTGCTCGCCCAGCAGCACTTCACCACGTTCTCGGCGCGCCTCGCCCCCTTCCCGATCACCGTCCGGCAGCTCTCCCGCTTCTCCACCCCGGACGAGGTCACCGACACCCTGGCCGGGCTGCGCTCGGGCGGCGTCGACATCGTCATCGGCACCCACCGGCTGATCTCCAAGGACGTCCATTTCCGCAACCTGGGGCTGGTGATCATCGACGAGGAGCAGCGCTTCGGCGTCCTCCAGAAGGAGCGTTTCAAGCAGCTGAGGGTGGCCGTCGACGTGCTCTCGCTCTCGGCCACGCCGATCCCGCGCACCCTGCACATGTCGCTGGCGGGGATCCGCGACCTCTCCGTGATCCAGACCGCGCCCGAGGAGCGGCAGCCGATCAAGACCTTCGTCACCGCCCGTGAGGACGGCCTGATCCGGGAGGTGATCACCCGCGAGCTCGCCCGCGGCGGGCAGGTGTACTACGTCCACAACCGGGTGCAGGGCATCGAGCGCGAGGCCGAGAAGCTGCGCGAGCTGATGCCCGGGGTGCGCATCGAGGTGGGCCACGGCCAGCTTCCGGAGCGGTCGCTGGCCCGGGTGATGCAGCGCTTCATGGACGCCGAGATCGACGTGCTGCTGTGCACCACCATCATCGAGTCCGGCCTCGACATCCCCAACGCCAACACCATCATCGTCAACGACGCCCACCGGCTCGGGCTGGCACAGCTCTACCAGCTCCGCGGCCGGGTCGGTCGCGCCGGGCAGCGCGCCTACGCGTACGTCCTCTACCCGCCCGAGAAGTCGCTGACCGAGCGCGCCGACAAGCGGCTCGAGGTGATCGGCGACCTCCAGGACCTGGGGGCGGGCTTCCGCCTCGCGCTCCGCGACCTGGAGATCCGGGGCGCCGGCAACCTGCTCGGCGAGGAGCAGCACGGCGAGATCGCCGCGGTCGGGCTGGAGCTGTACAACCACCTCCTTCGCGACGCCGTGACCCGGCTCCAGGGGAAGCCGGTGGTCGAGTCGCCCGCCCAGGTCACGGTCTCGCTGCCGCTCGCCGCACACCTGCCGCCGAGCTACGTCAGCGACGAGCGGTTGCGGCTGCGCTGCTACCAGGACCTCGCCGCCGCCGCCACCGAGATGGAGCTCGAGACCCGCGGGCGTGGGCTCGCCGACCGCTTCGGGCCGCCGCCCGCCCCCGCCCAGGCGCTGCTCCTCACCCTGCGGGTGCGCCTCCTCGCCGCTGCCGCCGGCGCGCTCGGCGTGGAGCGGGACGGCGAGGCGGTGGTGGTGCGCCTCCCCACCGGTCACGGCCTCGACCTGCCCGCCGTCGCCGCCCAGTTCCGCGGCGTCACCGCCGGGCCCACCCGGCTGCGGGTGCCCACGACGCGGCGTCCGGGTGAGGCCGGATGGGAGGATGTGCTGGTCCGCGCCCTGCGCGAGCTGGGCCGGCTCGAGCGCATCCGCCAGCGGGCCGCCTCGTAG